Proteins from one Cryptomeria japonica chromosome 4, Sugi_1.0, whole genome shotgun sequence genomic window:
- the LOC131875064 gene encoding putative pentatricopeptide repeat-containing protein At1g77010, mitochondrial, translating to MVTTGNSKTGRKSEKKSNGQQYLNRLASILVHCKPLIANGCIKARSLAEGKLVHTHIIKTGSQDDAFLASKLVITYAKCRCLKDACNLLDKMPEQTLVAWNAILGGYAQNGRLEDAREVFNYMPERNIFSWTTMVAGLVQGRRLHDARVLFEEMPERNVVSWTAMIVGYSENGVAEEALALFYRMQRSGTRPNQFTFNSVLSTCANLGELELSKVVYGQITKMGLDSELSVCNALVNLYVKLGYLDRAKEVFDKMPKRDAYSWTALLTVYTHNSRMEDARYLFDKMPEKCVVSWSAMIAGYSQNDSCEDALNFFVQMLQEGVKPNQSTLASVLSACGALVALESGIRVHVYIIKTGFESDVFARSALVDMYAKCGNMECAKQAFDTFSERNVVSWNSMIAGYAQNKRIEEAFELFTKMPAQNLVSWNSMIAGYCQNEQAVKAQDLFSQMQMGGWIPDQCTYTSVLSSCAAMAAMEQGKQTHAKIIGCGLVSDVLMGSALVDMYAKCGSIEYARHVFDKMHTRNVVSWTIIILGYAQHGHGKIALHCNSSMKCNGQA from the exons ATGGTGACGACGGGAAATAGCAAAACCGgcagaaaaagtgaaaaaaaatctaACGGCCAGCAATATTTGAATCGTCTTGCATCCATTCTTGTGCATTGCAAGCCGTTGATCGCCAAC GGATGCATCAAGGCGAGATCTTTGGCAGAAGGCAAACTTGTCCATACCCACATTATCAAAACTGGATCCCAAGATGATGCTTTTCTAGCATCTAAACTTGTAATTACGTACGCAAAGTGCAGGTGTTTGAAGGATGCATGCAATCTGCTTGACAAAATGCCTGAACAAACACTGGTTGCATGGAACGCCATACTTGGAGGGTATGCACAGAATGGCAGACTGGAGGATGCACGTGAAGTGTTTAATTACATGCCTGAGCGCAATATTTTTTCCTGGACAACCATGGTTGCGGGACTGGTGCAGGGTAGAAGGCTTCATGATGCGCGAGTATTGTTTGAGGAAATGCCTGAACGAAATGTTGtgtcatggactgcaatgattgttggatattcCGAGAATGGGGTTGCTGAAGAGGCTCTCGCTTTGTTCTACCGAATGCAACGGTCAGGAACGAGGCCGAATCAGTTTACTTTTAATAGTGTCCTTAGTACTTGTGCAAATCTGGGGGAGCTAGAGCTTAGCAAAGTAGTTTATGGGCAGATTACTAAGATGGGACTGGATTCAGAGCTTTCTGTGTGCAATGCCCTTGTTAATCTATATGTAAAGCTTGGCTATTTAGATAGAGCAAaagaagtgtttgacaaaatgcctaaacGAGATGCGTATTCCTGGACTGCACTGCTTACAGTATATACACACAATAGTAGGATGGAAGATGCACGCTacttgtttgataaaatgccaGAGAAATGTGTTGTTTCATGGAGTGCAATGATTGCGGGATATTCTCAGAATGACAGCTGCGAAGATGCTCTAAATTTTTTTGTCCAGATGCTACAGGAAGGGGTGAAGCCTAACCAATCAACTCTGGCTAGTGTTTTGAGTGCATGTGGCGCTCTTGTAGCTTTAGAAAGTGGCATTCGAGTCCatgtctatatcatcaaaacaGGTTTTGAATCGGACGTCTTTGCCCGGAGTGCCCTTGTTGATATGTACGCCAAATGTGGGAACATGGAATGTGCAAAACAGGCATTTGACACATTTTCAGAAAGAAATGTGGTCTCGTGGAAttcaatgattgctggatatgctcAGAACAAGAGAATAGAGGAAGCATTTGAACTCTTTACCAAAATGCCTGCGCAAAATTTGGTCTCCTGGAATTCGATGATTGCAGGTTATTGCCAAAATGAGCAGGCTGTGAAAGCGCAAGACCTTTTTTCCCAAATGCAAATGGGAGGCTGGATCCCAGATCAGTGTACCTATACTAGTGTACTTAGTTCATGTGCAGCCATGGCAGCTATGGAACAGGGCAAACAAACACATGCCAAAATTATTGGGTGTGGATTGGTGTCTGATGTCCTTATGGGGAGTGCTCTGGTTGACATGTATGCTAAATGTGGAAGCATTGAATATGCGCGGCATGTTTTTgataaaatgcatacaagaaatgtTGTTTCATGGACTATTATCATTTTAGGATATGCCCAGCATGGACATGGCAAAATTGCATTGCACTGCAACTCTTCGATGAAATGCAACGGGCAGGCATGA
- the LOC131875063 gene encoding pentatricopeptide repeat-containing protein At4g02750-like, translating to MKPNHITFVGVLIGCNHAGLVDEGWNSFTSMSRDYYLAPREEHYACMVDILCRAGHLNQAEKFINDMPFQPDSIMWHTLLSACRKYVDIDLGERTAERLFEMSPENSSPYIMLSNIYAAAGRWSDVAKVRQIMNDRAIKRSPACSWIDVKGNVHAFLVGDKLHPQRDEIYEMLERLSGQIKEAGHVPETNRVLHDVEEELKENIISHHSEKLAIAFGLLNLPLGKPIRILKNLRVCSDCHNAIKFISKIVQRQIVVRDASRFHHFQDGLCSCGDYW from the coding sequence ATGAAGCCAAACCATATTACCTTTGTCGGTGTTTTGATTGGCTGCAATCATGCTGGCCTAGTGGATGAAGGCTGGAATTCTTTCACTTCGATGAGTCGTGATTACTATCTTGCACCAAGGGAGGAACATTATGCATGCATGGTTGACATTCTTTGTCGAGCTGGGCATCTAAACCAAGCTGAGAAATTTATCAATGACATGCCATTTCAACCAGATAGTATTATGTGGCATACTTTGCTTAGTGCTTGTAGGAAATATGTAGATATAGATCTAGGTGAGCGTACGGCTGAACGGCTTTTTGAAATGTCACCGGAGAATTCTTCACCGTATATAATGCTGTCAAACATTTATGCTGCAGCTGGCAGGTGGAGTGATGTGGCAAAGGTGAGGCAGATAATGAATGACAGAGCAATAAAAAGGAGTCCGGCATGTAGCTGGATTGATGTCAAGGGCAATGTACATGCATTTCTTGTTGGAGATAAATTACACCCACAAAGAGATGAGATCTATGAAATGCTGGAGAGACTATCTGGACAGATCAAGGAAGCAGGGCATGTACCCGAAACAAATCGTGTACTGCATGATGTGGAGGAGGAGCTGAAGGAAAACATTATTTCCCACCACAGTGAGAAGCTAGCCATTGCATTTGGGCTTCTTAACTTGCCACTTGGTAAACCTATTCGGATACTCAAGAACCTTCGTGTATGTAGTGACTGCcacaatgcaatcaaattcattTCCAAGATTGTTCAACGACAAATAGTTGTGAGGGATGCTAGCCGCTTCCACCATTTCCAAGACGGTCTTTGTTCTTGTGGAGATTATTGGTGA